From one Rhodopirellula islandica genomic stretch:
- a CDS encoding vWA domain-containing protein yields MKIFSTFGCKLPALLTLAVMATAVSAAPPAATDSQAVSSEASIRIVSHSMDDGGQSIAASIQAGAEDSMLRAVRQSAGDLVIVVDTSASQVGAYRDDAMKALQAALESVRDRDVRVALFAADVQANELTSGFAVPGDSNLAAATAKLTSRLPLGNTNLVSVLDTVRASLTGRPDSRTRSIVYIGDAASIDAAQNLSRFENLIDALRNDHISVHSVAIGPTKNVAIMGVLANQTGGVLGVVGTDATPTEIADLVADAAVMSPIWITEIKSNAKIDWVHGNRLPPLRLDRDSIYLGQLKSPAEEVAIDLVGGTRNSDIQIKANASVESDNPDFAFLTGLIAEHKTAHGLLLATAGSPMLRQTAQAMTARAESLATAATMAMQQGNMRGARAVALEALQADPNNAEAKAILKMATPEGKRLILQTGDDNPFDDIFGGGGDAAAESPFGTEPAAGDDVFGAAADDAPAMDAPAAEAPATAAPAVDAAPAADAPLAADDDVFGAPAEVAPANPGPANAGPAMGGGGQFDSGFGPVVGDNELREDGGDLLGRFEQLRSREEGRLRGEVRAQLREARRLIRQDPIGVAGSLKSLLSRVETTPDIDPQLRRELLGQVRSAIQIASAREADFLEQEANLEQLAAGATASARLLQETYRREDRLKRLSSQMNALIDEGRYTEADGGVSLEIAALAGDTITDDSVLGRHVTDETLALQTYARDRRYRELRERNFVDAFSLVLKAAVPFVDDPPIVYPEAETWQRLSRRRIERYGSIELVGDSESEQRIEASLSDEVSYNFLDTPLNDAIRVISEDRTIPIRIDVFSLEGEGLSEDIPVNIALENVSLRSFLRLMLRDQNLTYMIKDEVLNITTVTAAEDNLVTKVYPVGDLVVPIVSLGGGGMGGGMGGGMGGGMGGGMGGGMGGGMGGGMGGGMGGGMGGGGGMFIVPDDASLRSKANSSAVTSASETSQASNADSIENIDRAIQLDIPEGKSVDQAWSEHFANWNVESARDLTILDRRVRATVSHFNVKASAAEQAGDKDAAKAHFNEIRAVIAGAISAGHIQPWMYQAYALSLAATDAPESEVERALLSAADFAETPEDLLNVAARLEDMGQLAAAMKLCRQISDADPDRREPYVMGLRLAKRLDQPSDLAWACEGVLGLAWSDKFQPLVEEARLMARATHQELVAEGDSESAKHFSEALRRAASHDAIVRVSWTGDADVDLSVEEPSGTVCSLESPNSTSGGTLLGDAYPGAQDDATGQVSETYLCPKGFSGEYRVQLRRIWGNVSTGKVTVEILTDVGRPEQKFIRQDIPLMEQNALVIFEVKDGQRKEKLAEAQVEHLAEFGRDVGHQALGQFIGPAAGGGLNAQAANALGDNRQLLREFFSDYPSLLPGANGGPFGTGGVNGINGFNPQGGVGYMPVITSLPEGASMTGLAIISADRRYVRISPAPIFSQIGEVTTFNFVSGDTGTDAGGAAGGAAGGVGGAAGGAAGGVGGVGN; encoded by the coding sequence ATGAAGATCTTTTCCACTTTTGGCTGCAAGTTGCCAGCCCTTTTGACGTTGGCGGTCATGGCGACTGCGGTTTCGGCGGCTCCACCGGCCGCGACTGATTCCCAGGCTGTTTCCTCCGAAGCGTCGATTCGCATCGTTTCCCACAGCATGGACGACGGCGGTCAATCGATCGCTGCTTCGATCCAGGCTGGTGCGGAAGATTCCATGCTTCGCGCGGTTCGCCAGTCCGCTGGTGACCTGGTCATCGTCGTTGACACGTCGGCCAGCCAAGTGGGAGCGTATCGCGATGACGCGATGAAGGCTCTGCAAGCGGCACTCGAGTCTGTTCGTGACCGCGATGTCCGCGTGGCGTTGTTCGCTGCGGACGTGCAGGCCAACGAGCTGACCAGTGGATTTGCGGTTCCTGGCGACAGCAACTTGGCAGCCGCGACCGCGAAATTGACTTCGCGATTGCCGTTAGGCAACACGAATTTGGTCTCGGTCTTGGACACTGTCCGAGCCTCCTTGACCGGTCGTCCAGATTCGCGAACACGCTCGATCGTTTACATCGGCGACGCGGCTTCGATTGATGCGGCTCAAAACCTGTCGCGATTCGAGAACCTCATCGATGCGTTGCGAAACGATCACATCTCGGTTCACTCGGTTGCGATTGGTCCGACCAAGAACGTTGCGATCATGGGAGTTCTGGCAAATCAAACCGGTGGTGTTTTGGGGGTCGTGGGGACCGACGCAACGCCAACGGAGATCGCCGATTTGGTCGCCGACGCGGCCGTGATGTCGCCCATTTGGATCACCGAAATCAAATCCAATGCGAAGATCGACTGGGTGCATGGCAATCGTTTGCCGCCCCTGCGATTGGACCGTGATTCGATCTACTTGGGACAACTGAAGTCGCCCGCGGAAGAGGTGGCGATCGACTTGGTCGGTGGCACTCGGAACAGCGACATTCAAATCAAAGCCAATGCAAGCGTCGAGTCGGACAATCCTGACTTCGCTTTCTTGACTGGCTTGATTGCCGAACACAAAACGGCTCATGGGTTGTTGTTGGCAACCGCCGGTTCGCCAATGCTTCGTCAAACCGCTCAAGCGATGACGGCTCGTGCAGAATCGTTGGCAACCGCCGCCACGATGGCGATGCAGCAAGGCAACATGCGTGGAGCGCGTGCGGTTGCTCTGGAAGCTTTGCAAGCCGATCCTAACAACGCGGAAGCCAAAGCGATCTTGAAGATGGCGACGCCGGAAGGCAAGCGATTGATCCTGCAAACCGGGGATGACAACCCCTTCGATGACATCTTCGGTGGTGGCGGTGACGCGGCTGCTGAAAGTCCCTTCGGTACGGAGCCTGCTGCCGGAGACGATGTCTTCGGTGCGGCGGCTGATGATGCTCCCGCGATGGATGCACCTGCTGCAGAAGCTCCTGCCACGGCGGCACCCGCGGTTGATGCGGCACCTGCCGCTGACGCTCCCTTGGCAGCCGACGACGATGTCTTCGGTGCTCCCGCTGAGGTTGCTCCCGCGAACCCAGGGCCAGCGAACGCAGGACCAGCCATGGGCGGTGGCGGTCAATTCGACAGCGGGTTCGGACCTGTTGTGGGCGACAATGAACTGCGAGAAGACGGTGGCGATTTGCTGGGCCGCTTCGAACAACTGCGTTCACGTGAAGAAGGTCGTTTGCGAGGGGAAGTCCGGGCTCAATTGCGAGAAGCACGTCGGCTGATTCGCCAAGACCCCATCGGTGTCGCTGGCAGCTTGAAAAGCCTGCTTTCGCGAGTCGAGACAACTCCTGATATTGACCCTCAACTGCGTCGTGAATTGCTCGGCCAAGTTCGTTCGGCGATTCAAATCGCCAGTGCTCGTGAGGCTGACTTCCTCGAGCAAGAGGCCAATCTGGAGCAACTGGCCGCCGGTGCCACCGCGTCCGCTCGTTTGTTGCAAGAAACCTATCGTCGCGAAGATCGTTTGAAACGATTGTCGTCTCAGATGAATGCTTTGATCGATGAAGGACGCTACACCGAAGCCGATGGTGGGGTGTCGTTGGAAATTGCTGCTTTGGCAGGTGACACGATCACCGACGACAGCGTTCTTGGACGTCACGTCACAGACGAAACGCTTGCTTTGCAAACCTACGCTCGCGATCGTCGTTATCGCGAACTGCGTGAACGCAACTTTGTGGATGCGTTTTCGTTGGTGCTGAAGGCGGCCGTGCCTTTTGTTGACGATCCACCGATCGTTTATCCAGAAGCTGAAACCTGGCAGCGTTTGAGCCGTCGACGCATCGAGCGTTACGGATCGATCGAATTGGTCGGTGACAGCGAATCAGAACAACGCATCGAAGCCAGTTTGTCGGATGAGGTCTCTTACAACTTCCTCGACACACCTCTGAATGATGCGATCCGAGTGATCAGTGAAGACCGCACGATTCCAATCCGAATTGACGTCTTCAGTTTGGAAGGCGAGGGATTGTCCGAAGACATTCCTGTGAACATCGCACTGGAAAACGTTTCGTTGCGATCGTTCCTGCGGCTGATGCTGCGTGATCAGAACTTGACCTACATGATCAAGGACGAAGTTCTGAACATCACGACTGTGACCGCTGCCGAAGACAACTTGGTCACGAAGGTTTACCCGGTCGGTGACTTGGTCGTGCCAATCGTCAGCCTTGGCGGCGGCGGCATGGGCGGCGGCATGGGCGGCGGCATGGGCGGCGGCATGGGTGGCGGCATGGGCGGCGGCATGGGCGGCGGCATGGGCGGCGGCATGGGTGGCGGCATGGGTGGCGGCATGGGTGGCGGAGGAGGAATGTTCATCGTTCCTGACGACGCCTCGCTGCGATCCAAAGCCAATTCGTCCGCTGTGACAAGTGCCTCTGAAACCAGCCAAGCGTCCAATGCGGATTCGATCGAAAACATCGATCGCGCCATTCAGCTCGACATCCCAGAAGGGAAGTCCGTTGACCAAGCGTGGTCAGAGCACTTCGCCAATTGGAACGTTGAGTCGGCACGCGATTTGACGATTTTGGACCGCCGAGTTCGTGCGACGGTGTCGCACTTCAACGTGAAGGCTTCGGCCGCAGAACAAGCGGGTGACAAAGACGCTGCCAAGGCTCATTTCAACGAGATCCGTGCCGTGATCGCCGGTGCCATTTCGGCCGGGCACATCCAACCTTGGATGTACCAAGCCTATGCGTTGTCTTTGGCCGCGACGGACGCACCTGAATCGGAAGTCGAACGGGCCCTGCTTTCAGCGGCGGACTTCGCCGAAACCCCCGAGGATCTGCTCAACGTGGCAGCACGTTTGGAAGACATGGGGCAACTGGCAGCGGCTATGAAGCTCTGTCGCCAGATCTCGGACGCGGACCCAGACCGCCGCGAACCTTATGTGATGGGACTTCGATTGGCGAAACGCTTGGATCAACCCTCCGATTTGGCCTGGGCTTGTGAAGGCGTGTTGGGATTGGCTTGGAGTGACAAATTTCAGCCGCTGGTCGAAGAAGCTCGTTTGATGGCTCGTGCGACTCACCAAGAACTGGTGGCCGAAGGCGACAGCGAATCGGCCAAGCATTTCAGCGAAGCTCTCCGTCGAGCTGCTTCGCACGATGCGATTGTACGAGTGAGCTGGACCGGCGACGCCGACGTCGACTTGTCGGTGGAAGAACCCTCCGGAACGGTTTGCTCGTTGGAATCACCCAATAGCACCAGCGGCGGCACCTTGCTTGGCGATGCCTATCCGGGTGCCCAGGACGATGCCACGGGACAAGTTTCAGAAACGTACCTGTGCCCGAAGGGTTTCTCGGGTGAGTACCGCGTCCAGTTGCGTCGCATTTGGGGCAACGTTTCAACCGGCAAAGTCACCGTGGAAATCTTGACCGATGTGGGGCGTCCGGAGCAAAAGTTCATTCGCCAAGACATCCCTTTGATGGAACAGAACGCGTTGGTGATCTTTGAAGTCAAAGATGGACAACGAAAAGAGAAGCTGGCTGAAGCTCAGGTGGAGCACTTGGCTGAGTTCGGCCGCGATGTCGGGCACCAAGCGTTGGGGCAGTTCATTGGCCCGGCCGCTGGCGGGGGCTTGAACGCTCAAGCCGCGAATGCATTGGGGGACAATCGTCAGTTGCTGCGAGAGTTTTTTAGCGACTATCCCTCGTTGCTTCCCGGGGCAAACGGTGGTCCTTTTGGGACTGGCGGCGTCAACGGGATCAATGGCTTCAACCCACAAGGTGGTGTTGGTTACATGCCGGTGATCACCTCCTTGCCCGAGGGGGCCTCGATGACCGGTTTGGCGATCATCTCTGCTGATCGTCGTTACGTCCGAATCAGCCCCGCACCGATATTCTCGCAAATCGGTGAGGTCACGACCTTCAACTTCGTCTCGGGTGATACCGGTACTGACGCAGGTGGAGCAGCCGGCGGTGCTGCTGGTGGAGTCGGTGGTGCGGCTGGCGGTGCTGCTGGTGGTGTCGGTGGAGTCGGCAACTGA
- a CDS encoding 5-(carboxyamino)imidazole ribonucleotide synthase: MSDRQASKIDPASGSEHVILPGATIGMVGGGQLGRMFAMAAARMGYRVGVFCGSSDEPAAEVAAFTVCGPLTDHSAIEAFAKRCDVITLEFENIPADTIAACSKHAPTYPDASVLAMAQDRWIEKTTLREAGIPVAGFEPVYDRESAIAAGESLGWPIIVKTCRSGYDGKGQHRLNSPDEAALVQWEGAESGDDGQPPWVAEALVLFEREASVIVARTLDQRVETFPVFENDHQNHILDETKLPANVSPELQLQAREIATRVAEHLGLVGLLCVELFVTPDELIVNEVAPRPHNSGHVTIEACATSQFEQHVRAICGLPLGDTSMVVPAASMLNLLGDIWEAAEARETLPNWGACLDTPGVALHLYGKHAARAGRKMGHLSAVGSDLADVSERLRLARERLLSDRG; the protein is encoded by the coding sequence ATGAGCGATCGTCAAGCATCCAAAATCGATCCAGCCTCTGGTTCCGAGCACGTCATCCTTCCCGGAGCCACGATCGGCATGGTTGGTGGCGGTCAGTTGGGGCGAATGTTCGCCATGGCCGCGGCTCGAATGGGATATCGGGTGGGCGTCTTTTGCGGCAGCAGCGATGAGCCGGCCGCCGAGGTGGCAGCGTTCACGGTTTGCGGGCCACTGACCGATCATTCCGCCATCGAAGCGTTCGCAAAGCGATGCGATGTGATCACGTTGGAGTTTGAGAACATTCCCGCGGACACCATCGCCGCGTGCAGCAAACACGCACCGACCTACCCGGATGCCTCGGTGTTGGCGATGGCCCAAGACCGTTGGATCGAGAAAACGACTCTGCGTGAAGCTGGAATTCCGGTCGCTGGGTTTGAGCCCGTCTATGACCGGGAATCCGCGATTGCTGCGGGCGAGTCGTTGGGATGGCCAATCATCGTCAAGACGTGTCGCAGCGGTTACGACGGCAAAGGTCAGCATCGTTTGAATTCACCCGATGAGGCCGCGTTGGTCCAGTGGGAGGGAGCGGAAAGCGGCGACGATGGCCAACCGCCTTGGGTGGCCGAGGCATTGGTGTTGTTTGAGCGGGAGGCTTCGGTGATCGTGGCTCGGACGCTCGATCAGCGAGTCGAGACGTTTCCGGTGTTCGAAAATGACCATCAAAACCACATTCTCGACGAAACCAAACTGCCTGCCAACGTTTCCCCAGAGCTGCAATTGCAGGCACGCGAAATCGCGACGCGGGTGGCGGAGCACTTGGGATTGGTGGGGTTGTTGTGTGTGGAATTGTTTGTGACCCCCGACGAATTGATCGTCAATGAGGTCGCGCCGAGGCCTCACAATTCGGGGCACGTGACGATCGAAGCTTGTGCGACCAGCCAGTTTGAGCAGCACGTGCGCGCGATTTGCGGGCTGCCTCTGGGCGATACTTCGATGGTGGTTCCTGCGGCCAGCATGTTGAATCTGCTGGGCGACATCTGGGAAGCCGCGGAGGCTCGCGAGACGCTACCAAACTGGGGGGCGTGTCTCGATACACCCGGTGTGGCGTTGCATCTTTATGGCAAGCACGCCGCGAGAGCTGGTCGGAAAATGGGGCATTTGTCGGCCGTTGGGAGCGACCTGGCGGACGTTTCCGAGCGGTTGCGGTTGGCTCGTGAGCGATTGCTCAGCGACCGGGGCTGA
- the purE gene encoding 5-(carboxyamino)imidazole ribonucleotide mutase has product MTDQDDSAVSHPSAPRVGVIMGSRNDWETMSAACEMLDRLGVEHERSVVSAHRTPERMFEYARSAASRGLKVIIAGAGGAAHLPGMVASETVLPVIGVPIQSRALQGLDSLLSIVQMPGGIPVATMSIGVAGAKNAGVMAARILATHDDGLRERLEAFVAKQRDDVIASAELP; this is encoded by the coding sequence ATGACCGACCAAGACGATTCCGCGGTTTCTCACCCGTCTGCTCCGCGCGTGGGTGTGATCATGGGCAGTCGCAATGACTGGGAGACCATGTCGGCGGCCTGTGAAATGCTGGATCGACTTGGGGTCGAGCATGAACGCTCGGTCGTATCTGCTCACCGCACGCCGGAAAGGATGTTCGAGTACGCTCGTTCGGCTGCTTCTCGCGGGCTGAAAGTGATCATCGCCGGGGCGGGGGGAGCCGCTCACTTGCCAGGCATGGTCGCGTCCGAAACGGTGTTGCCAGTGATTGGCGTGCCGATTCAAAGCCGGGCCCTGCAGGGACTGGATTCGTTGCTTTCGATCGTCCAGATGCCGGGCGGCATCCCGGTGGCCACGATGTCGATCGGTGTTGCGGGAGCCAAGAACGCGGGGGTGATGGCCGCTCGCATTTTGGCGACCCACGACGATGGTCTGCGTGAACGTCTGGAAGCATTCGTGGCAAAGCAGCGTGACGACGTGATCGCATCGGCCGAGCTTCCATGA
- a CDS encoding GrpB family protein: MTSPPFDRTPRDDFDSEGPLPVRLMHHDARWKQEFEQTRSSLLQSCQGHVTQIDHVGSTAIPGLIAQPVIDVVALVTNLSSLDAAALHIEGLNYRVVDSPDWLDHSLVLQKPRHGAPTHQVFLITNDHPAHRRLIRLRDFLRANPEEAVRFESTKVDRWKQSGGVSERYERDKAIYFAHLEDQISGS, translated from the coding sequence ATGACATCGCCACCATTTGATCGGACGCCTCGGGACGATTTCGATTCGGAGGGACCACTGCCCGTTCGGCTGATGCACCACGACGCCCGCTGGAAACAAGAATTCGAGCAGACCCGCAGCAGCCTCCTGCAATCCTGCCAAGGCCACGTGACCCAAATCGACCACGTCGGCAGCACCGCCATCCCAGGCCTGATCGCTCAACCGGTCATCGATGTGGTGGCTCTGGTGACCAATCTTTCCAGCCTCGACGCGGCCGCGCTGCACATCGAAGGGCTCAACTATCGAGTCGTGGACTCTCCCGATTGGCTCGATCACTCACTTGTGTTGCAAAAGCCTCGGCATGGAGCCCCAACTCATCAAGTCTTCCTGATCACCAACGACCATCCCGCCCACCGGCGATTGATTCGACTGCGGGACTTCTTGCGAGCCAATCCAGAGGAAGCGGTGCGATTCGAAAGCACCAAAGTCGACCGCTGGAAACAGAGCGGCGGAGTTTCCGAACGATACGAACGAGACAAAGCGATCTACTTTGCCCATCTCGAAGACCAAATCTCCGGCTCCTAA
- a CDS encoding aldo/keto reductase, which produces MQQRRLGSSGIVVSDICMGTMTFGSACDEAQSHAICDHAFDAGINFFDAAEIYPVPPKEETYGVTEEIFGRWLKTKPRDCVTVATKVTGPGHGWFTPPVRHGRTTLDRHQIIRACEDSLRRLGVETIDLYQIHWPDHGMPYEEVLESLTHLRRTGKVRVIGCSNETSWGLMKSLWAADVHGVDRYQTVQNNFSLINRRCENELAQVCRRENVSLLPYSPLGGGVLTGKYENGPPPGGRFSEYLQTGNDRQKAMAQRFVNDRTIETAVRMHEIAESIGTTGTALSVAWSKQHDFVASTIVGATSVEQLKEILLADDMILDAETLARIDAVEVEIPNAMTEDGLRRL; this is translated from the coding sequence GTGCAACAGCGTCGTTTAGGAAGCAGCGGAATTGTCGTTTCGGACATTTGCATGGGAACGATGACGTTTGGAAGTGCGTGTGACGAAGCCCAGAGCCACGCGATATGCGATCATGCGTTTGATGCGGGGATCAATTTCTTTGATGCAGCCGAGATTTATCCCGTGCCTCCGAAGGAGGAAACCTACGGCGTCACCGAAGAGATCTTCGGTCGTTGGTTGAAGACAAAACCTCGGGACTGCGTGACGGTCGCTACCAAAGTGACGGGGCCCGGCCACGGATGGTTCACGCCACCGGTTCGCCACGGCCGCACCACGCTGGATCGTCATCAAATCATTCGGGCCTGTGAAGACTCGCTGCGTCGTTTGGGGGTGGAGACGATCGATCTGTACCAGATTCACTGGCCCGATCACGGCATGCCTTACGAGGAAGTCCTGGAGTCACTGACACATCTGCGTCGCACTGGAAAAGTCCGCGTGATTGGCTGCAGCAACGAGACGTCTTGGGGGCTGATGAAGAGTCTTTGGGCGGCGGACGTGCACGGCGTCGATCGCTATCAAACGGTCCAGAACAATTTCAGCTTGATCAACCGTCGCTGTGAAAACGAACTGGCTCAGGTTTGTCGTCGTGAGAACGTGAGTCTGCTGCCTTACTCGCCGCTGGGGGGCGGTGTCCTGACGGGCAAGTACGAAAACGGGCCGCCACCGGGAGGTCGTTTCTCGGAGTACTTGCAAACCGGGAACGACCGCCAGAAAGCCATGGCTCAGCGATTCGTCAACGACCGCACGATTGAAACCGCGGTTCGGATGCATGAGATCGCTGAATCGATTGGCACGACGGGAACGGCGTTGTCAGTCGCGTGGAGCAAGCAACATGACTTCGTCGCGTCGACGATTGTGGGAGCCACGTCGGTCGAGCAATTGAAAGAGATCTTGTTGGCGGACGACATGATTCTCGACGCTGAAACGCTGGCGCGAATCGATGCCGTCGAAGTCGAGATTCCCAACGCGATGACCGAAGATGGGCTTCGTCGGTTGTAG
- a CDS encoding alpha/beta hydrolase yields MLAAEENYTWSADSNPQAGVPQGKVTQHEFSNSKVFEGTQRRYSVYVPAQYDGSKPAALMVFQDGHTFQGPGGDFRLPTVFDNLIAAGDMPVTIAVMVDPGHKGELPPKRGWSPTPSNRAFEYDTVSGDYAEFLLTELLPVIQEQYKITDNPELRAICGNSSGGICAFSVAWFRPESFRKVMSHIGSFVNIRGGDHYPAMIRKTDPKPIRVFLQDGSGDLDNRHGNWPLANQQMAAALAFQEYDYKFVYGEGGHNGKHGGSIFPDSLRWLWRGWKELTP; encoded by the coding sequence ATGCTCGCGGCGGAAGAGAACTACACCTGGTCGGCTGACTCGAACCCCCAAGCGGGTGTTCCTCAAGGCAAAGTCACCCAGCATGAGTTTTCCAACAGCAAAGTTTTCGAAGGCACCCAGCGTCGATACAGCGTCTACGTGCCGGCCCAATACGACGGGTCAAAGCCCGCCGCTTTGATGGTCTTCCAAGACGGCCACACGTTCCAAGGCCCCGGCGGCGACTTTCGCCTTCCCACCGTGTTTGACAACCTGATCGCGGCAGGCGACATGCCCGTCACGATCGCCGTGATGGTCGACCCCGGTCACAAAGGCGAACTGCCACCCAAACGTGGCTGGAGCCCCACGCCATCCAACCGAGCGTTTGAATACGACACCGTCTCGGGTGACTACGCCGAGTTCTTGCTGACTGAACTGCTGCCGGTGATCCAAGAGCAATACAAAATCACCGACAATCCCGAACTGCGAGCCATCTGTGGCAACAGCTCCGGTGGCATCTGTGCATTCTCAGTCGCCTGGTTCCGACCTGAATCGTTTCGAAAAGTCATGTCGCACATCGGCAGCTTCGTCAACATTCGTGGCGGAGATCACTACCCCGCCATGATCCGCAAAACCGATCCCAAACCCATCCGAGTCTTCTTGCAAGACGGCAGCGGCGACCTGGACAACCGGCACGGCAACTGGCCCCTGGCCAACCAGCAAATGGCGGCGGCTCTGGCCTTCCAGGAATACGACTACAAGTTTGTCTACGGCGAAGGTGGCCACAACGGAAAGCACGGGGGCTCGATCTTCCCCGACTCGTTGCGGTGGCTGTGGCGCGGATGGAAAGAGTTGACGCCGTGA
- a CDS encoding 3-dehydroquinate synthase, protein MTEHDISFEVKFVHRLRQTDDVSQADFPVLESVLHSEQSESSPPKVLFCLDSNLESGEFATALIAQMRTSDRMRLVREPMIVPGGESCKNSEHTLRDLLAAINSHDLDRRSYIIVAGGGAVLDAVGFAAAIAHRGVRLIRLPSTTLAQADSGVGVKNAINYFEKKNWIGSFAVPWAVFNDTAILKTLPDRDFRSGLTEAVKVALLKDAAFFDFLRKSANQLRRRVVDVSQEAIARSCQLHLDHITAGGDPFEALEARPLDFGHWSAHRMEPMSNYALRHGEAVGIGVALDTLYSARKFGFPTPLAHAVCRTLADLGTPLWCDQLDTPDDVLQGLEEFRQHLGGRLTVTMLKNPGEAINVHEIDLPVMKSCIDELREIAKPQTA, encoded by the coding sequence GTGACCGAACATGACATTTCCTTCGAAGTCAAATTTGTTCATCGCCTGAGACAAACCGACGACGTCTCTCAAGCCGACTTCCCGGTGCTGGAATCAGTCCTGCACAGCGAACAAAGTGAAAGCTCCCCGCCGAAGGTTCTGTTCTGCTTGGACAGCAACCTCGAGAGCGGCGAATTCGCCACCGCATTGATCGCACAAATGCGAACCAGCGACCGAATGCGATTGGTTCGCGAACCGATGATCGTGCCCGGTGGTGAATCCTGCAAAAACTCCGAGCACACCCTTCGGGACCTGCTCGCTGCAATCAACTCGCACGACCTGGATCGCCGCAGCTACATCATCGTTGCCGGCGGCGGTGCCGTCCTGGACGCGGTCGGATTCGCTGCCGCCATCGCTCACCGAGGCGTGCGTTTGATCCGGTTGCCCTCGACCACGCTCGCGCAAGCGGATTCCGGCGTCGGCGTGAAGAACGCGATCAACTACTTCGAAAAGAAGAATTGGATCGGCAGCTTCGCGGTGCCCTGGGCCGTCTTCAATGACACCGCCATCCTGAAGACGCTTCCCGATCGCGACTTCCGATCGGGTTTGACCGAAGCCGTCAAAGTCGCCTTGCTGAAAGACGCTGCCTTCTTCGACTTCCTGCGAAAATCTGCCAATCAACTTCGCCGGCGAGTCGTCGATGTCTCCCAGGAAGCGATCGCGCGTTCCTGCCAATTGCACCTGGATCACATCACCGCAGGAGGCGACCCCTTCGAAGCCCTCGAAGCTCGCCCGCTCGACTTTGGACACTGGTCCGCTCACCGCATGGAACCGATGTCCAACTACGCCCTTCGTCACGGCGAAGCGGTTGGCATCGGTGTGGCTCTCGACACGCTGTATTCAGCCCGAAAATTCGGCTTCCCCACGCCGTTGGCTCACGCGGTCTGCCGAACCCTTGCTGACCTGGGCACGCCGCTCTGGTGCGACCAACTCGACACGCCCGACGACGTCCTGCAAGGCCTGGAAGAGTTCCGCCAACACCTCGGTGGTCGCTTGACCGTGACCATGCTGAAGAACCCAGGCGAAGCCATCAACGTGCACGAGATCGACCTTCCGGTCATGAAATCCTGCATCGACGAACTGCGCGAAATTGCCAAACCACAAACCGCTTGA
- a CDS encoding DUF6528 family protein translates to MKALAIVFLVLLVNVAHAQQPANDEVHGGVSTQTPAILCTDQSDNRIRLVDPFAKDADLWTYPASKAPPSEYIPTDAKRVEIDGEVFILAAYHGRVRLVRFRDSKLIKDYPSYSSCHSAELLPDGSIATVNSNHGMLRLHHSADDFVDTELPYAHGVTWDKKRECLWVLGDRLYRFRYRDRRLSLDQSFDLPTSPTGHDLFPLRTEPKLLVSNNDALYWFDIETEAFKPLSDLQWIKSASQHADGSIWVSDPQRTEIGTSWQSDSVIPVQPTGANQRHTIAGSKFYKARWWQDVNFSY, encoded by the coding sequence ATGAAAGCCCTGGCGATTGTCTTCCTGGTTCTGCTGGTCAACGTTGCTCACGCGCAACAGCCAGCCAATGACGAAGTCCATGGTGGCGTCTCAACGCAAACCCCTGCGATCCTCTGCACCGACCAATCCGACAACCGCATCCGACTGGTCGATCCATTCGCGAAAGATGCTGACCTCTGGACCTACCCAGCGTCCAAAGCCCCGCCAAGCGAATACATCCCGACGGATGCGAAGCGAGTCGAAATCGACGGGGAGGTCTTCATCCTCGCCGCTTACCACGGACGCGTTCGACTGGTGCGTTTCCGAGATTCAAAGTTGATCAAAGACTACCCAAGCTACAGCAGTTGCCACTCCGCTGAACTCCTTCCAGACGGCTCGATTGCCACCGTCAACAGCAACCATGGCATGCTCCGCCTGCATCACTCAGCCGATGATTTCGTCGACACTGAATTGCCCTACGCCCACGGTGTGACCTGGGACAAAAAACGCGAATGCCTGTGGGTTCTCGGCGACCGACTCTATCGGTTTCGATACCGAGACCGGAGACTCTCGCTCGACCAGTCATTTGACTTGCCAACGTCGCCAACCGGCCATGACCTGTTCCCGTTGCGAACGGAACCCAAGCTTTTGGTCAGCAACAACGACGCGTTGTATTGGTTTGACATCGAAACCGAAGCCTTCAAACCGTTATCAGACCTCCAGTGGATCAAGAGCGCCAGCCAACACGCCGATGGCTCGATCTGGGTCAGTGATCCGCAACGAACCGAAATCGGCACTTCCTGGCAAAGCGACTCCGTCATCCCCGTGCAGCCAACCGGTGCCAACCAACGACACACCATCGCTGGCTCAAAGTTCTACAAGGCCCGCTGGTGGCAAGACGTCAACTTCAGCTACTAA